A stretch of the Coturnix japonica isolate 7356 unplaced genomic scaffold, Coturnix japonica 2.1 chrUnrandom867, whole genome shotgun sequence genome encodes the following:
- the THOC6 gene encoding LOW QUALITY PROTEIN: THO complex subunit 6 homolog (The sequence of the model RefSeq protein was modified relative to this genomic sequence to represent the inferred CDS: inserted 3 bases in 2 codons; deleted 2 bases in 1 codon) codes for HFRFQPPLTPGSTTSGLTAEAVGLLCACARSSRRFPPLVTSSRATKEGPTWRRPSKKNRRRAEAGSVVQPDPNAIVNCLYERFIQSPSPCGRYLAXGNNYGEIAIFAXSGGIGTGDTEESKKPLFCFAAHRGPVYALACGERQLLSASDGEIKAWNWADLAKKGCKEVWTRRPPCRSSLEVPELNSIQINHRDNSLVMAGGDGVVRAMDLESGAFTELWDLRHGSQVQLIEVHKYPECSRPQHGKWIRCVATDSDWM; via the exons CACTTCCGGTTCCAACCCCCACTCACTCCGGGTTCCACCACTTCCGGCCTCACAGCGGAAGCTGTGGGCTTGTTGTGCGCATGCGCCCGCTCTTCCCGCCGTTTTCCCCCCCTTGTGACGTCATCACGCGCGACAAAAGAAGGCCCAACATGGCGGCGCCCGTCGAAGAAGAACCGGAGGCGGGCCGAAGCTGGCTCGGTTGTCCAACCGGACCCGAACGCGATCGTCAATTGCTTATATGAGCGTTTTATCCAGAGTCCTTCACCTTGCGGTCGGTATTTGG GCGGGAATAATTACGGAGAAATCGCCATCTTTGC TAGCGGCGGCATTGGGACCGGGGACACGGAAGAGAGTAAAAAACCGCTGTTCTGCTTCGCGG CGCATCGAGGCCCGGTCTATGCTTTGGCCTGTGGGGAACGGCAACTGCTGAGCGCCAGCGATGGGGAAATCAAGGCCTGGAACTGGGCCGACCTGGCTAAAAAG GGTTGTAAAGAGGTTTGGACCAGGAGACCACCCTGCAG GAGCAGCCTGGAGGTCCCGGAGCTCAACAGCATCCAGATCAACCATAGG GATAACTCGTTAGTGATGGCGGGGGGGGACGGGGTGGTCAGAGCCATGGACCTGGAGAGCGGGGCCTTCAC tgagttatggg ATCTGCGCCATGGATCCCAAGTGCAGCTGATTGAGGTGCACAAATACCCG